One genomic segment of Amycolatopsis sp. Hca4 includes these proteins:
- a CDS encoding TetR/AcrR family transcriptional regulator has product MSPQARRDDLIRAALDLFGSRAPELVTVDDIVARAEVSRPLFYRYFANLRELQVQALRTVTDGLIDGLAGLEEGPPEVRLRAAVRGLIDVADHYRAGYIALLRTGSVIATSETDAAIDEVRNRAVALILDALGVTDPSPLLSLTLRCWTAVVEGALLSWLQERTVPRESLDTWLVDQLTAMLGATAEHEPAGAAEAPAGR; this is encoded by the coding sequence ATGTCGCCGCAGGCCCGCCGCGACGACCTGATCCGCGCCGCGCTCGACCTGTTCGGCTCCCGGGCGCCGGAGCTGGTCACCGTGGACGACATCGTCGCCCGCGCCGAGGTGTCGCGGCCGCTGTTCTACCGGTACTTCGCCAACCTGCGCGAGCTGCAGGTGCAGGCGCTGCGCACGGTCACCGACGGGCTGATCGACGGACTGGCCGGGCTCGAAGAGGGCCCGCCGGAGGTGCGGCTGCGCGCGGCCGTCCGCGGCCTGATCGACGTCGCCGACCACTACCGCGCGGGGTACATCGCCCTGCTGCGCACCGGTTCGGTGATCGCGACCTCGGAGACGGACGCGGCCATCGACGAGGTCCGCAACCGCGCGGTGGCCCTGATCCTGGACGCCCTCGGCGTCACCGATCCCTCACCGCTGCTGTCGCTGACCCTCCGCTGCTGGACGGCGGTCGTCGAAGGTGCGCTGCTGAGCTGGCTGCAGGAACGCACGGTCCCGCGCGAATCTCTGGACACGTGGCTCGTCGACCAGCTCACGGCCATGCTCGGCGCCACCGCGGAACACGAACCGGCCGGCGCCGCGGAGGCACCGGCCGGCAGGTGA
- a CDS encoding ABC transporter permease, translated as MTTAPSGASPRAGGSATRNPRRAAVALPGPLSLGLARGGTELRQFFRNKEQVVFTFSLPAVLMILLGSILDGPTPLDGVTSGQLLAAGMIGSGIVSTSFNSIATGVSADRETGALKRLRGTPMPPASYFIGKMALVAVSSLAQTVLMATVAVLLFGLRLPSDPAKWLTLLWVFALGIVSCTLLGIAISSLAKSTNGAVAVVQMLYLILQFISGVFVSPITNLPKVMVDIASFFPLKWICQGFRSVFLPDAAVRMEMAGAWELPRVALVLGIWCVAGAVLARLTFRWSDAK; from the coding sequence ATGACCACTGCGCCATCCGGGGCCTCGCCCCGGGCCGGGGGCTCCGCCACCCGGAACCCCCGAAGAGCAGCTGTCGCGCTCCCCGGCCCGCTTTCCCTCGGGCTCGCCAGAGGCGGGACCGAGCTGCGGCAGTTCTTCCGCAACAAGGAACAGGTGGTCTTCACCTTCTCCCTGCCCGCGGTGCTGATGATCCTGCTCGGGTCCATCCTGGACGGTCCGACACCGCTCGACGGCGTCACCTCCGGGCAGCTGCTCGCGGCCGGGATGATCGGCTCCGGCATCGTGTCGACGTCGTTCAACAGCATCGCGACCGGCGTCTCGGCCGACCGGGAAACCGGTGCCCTCAAGCGCCTGCGCGGCACGCCGATGCCGCCGGCGTCGTACTTCATCGGCAAGATGGCGCTGGTCGCGGTGTCGAGCCTGGCCCAGACGGTGCTGATGGCCACGGTCGCCGTGCTGCTGTTCGGGCTGCGGCTGCCGTCCGACCCGGCGAAGTGGCTGACCCTGCTGTGGGTGTTCGCGCTCGGCATCGTCTCGTGCACGCTGCTCGGGATCGCGATCAGCTCGCTGGCGAAGTCCACCAACGGCGCGGTCGCCGTCGTGCAGATGCTCTACCTGATCCTGCAGTTCATCTCCGGCGTGTTCGTCTCGCCGATCACGAACCTGCCGAAAGTTATGGTGGACATCGCGTCGTTCTTCCCGCTGAAGTGGATCTGCCAGGGGTTCCGGTCGGTCTTCCTGCCGGACGCCGCCGTGAGGATGGAGATGGCCGGAGCATGGGAACTGCCGCGAGTGGCGCTGGTGCTGGGGATCTGGTGCGTGGCGGGGGCGGTCCTGGCGCGGCTGACCTTCCGGTGGTCCGACGCGAAGTGA
- a CDS encoding citrate synthase 2 → MTTSTISKPQPSGQPDDGFRPGLEGVVAFHTEIAEPDRDGGALRYRGVDIEDLAGKVTFGDVWGLLVDGRFGHGLPPAEPFPLPVHTGDVRVDVQAALAMLAPIWGYRPLLDITDEEAREQLARASVMALSYVAQSARGIGQPAVPQTRVDEAHSITERFLIRWRGEPDPAHVKALDAYWVSAAEHGLNASTFTARVIASTGADVAAAMSGAIGAMSGPLHGGAPARVLPMIEEVERTGDPAGLVKGILDRKERLMGFGHRVYRAEDPRARVLRRTCQELGATRYEAAAALEQAALKELRERRPDHPIETNVEFWAAVILDFAQVPPHMMPAMFSSARTAGWAAHILEQKRTGRLVRPSAKYVGPAPRSPEDVEGWELVTKH, encoded by the coding sequence GTGACTACCTCCACGATCAGCAAGCCTCAGCCGTCCGGCCAACCCGACGACGGCTTCCGACCGGGTCTGGAAGGCGTCGTCGCCTTCCACACCGAAATCGCCGAACCCGACCGGGACGGCGGTGCCCTTCGCTACCGCGGCGTCGACATCGAGGACCTCGCCGGCAAGGTGACCTTCGGCGACGTCTGGGGCCTCCTCGTGGACGGCCGGTTCGGTCACGGCCTCCCGCCCGCCGAGCCGTTCCCGCTGCCGGTGCACACCGGTGACGTCCGGGTGGACGTCCAGGCCGCGCTGGCCATGCTCGCCCCGATCTGGGGCTACCGCCCGCTGCTCGACATCACCGACGAAGAGGCCCGCGAGCAGCTGGCCCGCGCCTCGGTGATGGCGCTGTCCTACGTGGCCCAGTCCGCGCGCGGCATCGGCCAGCCCGCGGTGCCGCAGACCCGCGTCGACGAGGCCCACTCGATCACCGAGCGGTTCCTGATCCGCTGGCGCGGCGAGCCGGACCCGGCGCACGTCAAGGCCCTGGACGCCTACTGGGTGTCGGCCGCTGAGCACGGCCTCAACGCCTCGACCTTCACCGCCCGCGTCATCGCCTCCACCGGCGCGGACGTCGCGGCGGCCATGTCCGGCGCCATCGGCGCGATGTCGGGCCCGCTGCACGGCGGCGCCCCGGCGCGCGTGCTGCCGATGATCGAAGAGGTCGAGCGCACCGGCGACCCGGCGGGCCTGGTCAAGGGCATCCTCGACCGCAAGGAACGGCTGATGGGCTTCGGCCACCGCGTCTACCGGGCCGAGGACCCGCGGGCGCGCGTGCTGCGCCGCACCTGCCAGGAGCTCGGCGCGACCCGCTACGAGGCGGCCGCCGCGCTGGAGCAGGCCGCGCTGAAGGAGCTGCGCGAGCGGCGCCCGGATCACCCGATCGAGACCAACGTCGAGTTCTGGGCCGCGGTCATCCTGGACTTCGCGCAGGTCCCGCCGCACATGATGCCCGCGATGTTCAGCTCGGCCCGCACCGCCGGCTGGGCCGCGCACATCCTGGAGCAGAAGCGCACCGGACGTCTCGTGCGGCCGTCGGCCAAGTACGTCGGCCCGGCGCCGCGCAGCCCCGAGGACGTCGAGGGCTGGGAGCTCGTCACCAAGCACTGA
- a CDS encoding ABC transporter ATP-binding protein → MTTAVSVRGLRKQYPGHLAVAGLDLEIAQGEVFSLLGPNGAGKTTTVEILEGHRQRTEGEVSVLGEDPGHAGRAWRARLGIVLQTATDAAELSVAETVRHFAKYYPDPRDPDEVIDKVGLTEKAGARVKALSGGQRRRVDVALGIVGRPELLFLDEPTTGFDPEARRQFWTLISDLAAEGTTILLTTHYLDEAEALADRVAVIARGEIVAQDTPQNLGGRAAAEATVRWVDERGEHVERTAYPTKLVTELSAGGRELAGLTVTRPSLEDIYLDLIGDKA, encoded by the coding sequence ATGACCACAGCAGTGAGCGTGCGCGGCCTGCGCAAGCAGTACCCCGGTCACCTCGCCGTGGCCGGGCTGGACCTGGAGATCGCCCAGGGCGAGGTGTTCTCCCTGCTCGGCCCGAACGGCGCCGGGAAGACCACGACGGTCGAGATCCTCGAGGGGCACCGGCAGCGGACGGAGGGCGAGGTCAGCGTCCTCGGCGAGGACCCGGGCCACGCCGGGCGGGCCTGGCGGGCGCGCCTCGGCATCGTGCTGCAGACGGCGACCGACGCCGCCGAGCTGAGCGTCGCCGAGACCGTCCGGCACTTCGCGAAGTACTACCCCGACCCGCGCGACCCCGACGAGGTGATCGACAAGGTCGGGCTCACCGAGAAGGCCGGGGCGCGGGTCAAGGCGCTCTCCGGCGGCCAGCGCCGCCGCGTCGACGTCGCCCTCGGCATCGTCGGACGGCCCGAGCTGCTCTTCCTCGACGAGCCGACCACCGGCTTCGACCCCGAGGCGCGGCGGCAGTTCTGGACGCTGATCAGCGACCTCGCCGCCGAAGGCACCACCATCCTGCTGACCACGCACTACCTCGACGAGGCCGAAGCGCTCGCCGACCGGGTCGCGGTGATCGCGCGCGGCGAGATCGTCGCCCAGGACACCCCGCAGAACTTGGGTGGCCGGGCCGCGGCCGAGGCCACCGTGCGCTGGGTCGACGAACGCGGTGAGCACGTCGAGCGGACGGCGTACCCGACCAAGCTCGTCACCGAGCTCTCGGCCGGGGGCCGGGAGCTCGCCGGGCTGACGGTGACCCGGCCCAGCCTGGAGGACATCTACCTGGACCTGATCGGAGACAAGGCATGA
- the serC gene encoding phosphoserine transaminase has translation MTDAELTIPADLKPADGRFGCGPSKVRAEQLSALAESGSTYLGTSHRQKPVKSLVGRVRAGLSELFSLPEGYEVILGNGGTTAFWDAAAFGLVRERAQHFTYGEFSSKFATVTKGAPFLADPIVVKAEPGSAPDIAYEAGADLVGWAHNETSTGVAVPVRRPEGSEGALVAIDATSGAGGLPVKAEDFDVYYFAPQKSFAADGGLWIALASPAAVERIGEIGGGDRWIPEFLSLTTALDNSRKDQTYNTPAVATLFLLAEQIEWMNGQGGLAWTTSRTKDSSSRLYEWAEKTSYTTPFVKDPELRSQVVGTVDFSDDVDAAAVAKVLRANGIVDTEPYRKLGRNQLRVGLFPAIDPDDVTKLTQAIEYVVERLS, from the coding sequence ATGACCGACGCTGAGTTGACCATCCCCGCCGACCTCAAGCCGGCCGACGGCCGCTTCGGCTGCGGCCCGTCGAAGGTCCGCGCCGAGCAGCTGAGTGCGCTGGCGGAGTCCGGCTCCACCTACCTCGGCACGTCGCACCGGCAGAAGCCGGTCAAGTCCCTCGTCGGGCGCGTGCGGGCGGGCCTGTCCGAGCTGTTCTCGCTGCCCGAGGGCTACGAGGTGATCCTCGGCAACGGCGGCACCACCGCGTTCTGGGACGCGGCCGCCTTCGGCCTGGTCCGCGAGCGCGCGCAGCACTTCACCTACGGCGAGTTCTCCTCGAAGTTCGCCACCGTGACCAAGGGCGCGCCGTTCCTGGCCGACCCGATCGTCGTCAAGGCCGAGCCGGGCAGCGCCCCGGACATCGCCTACGAGGCCGGCGCCGACCTGGTCGGCTGGGCGCACAACGAGACGTCCACCGGCGTGGCCGTGCCCGTCCGCCGCCCCGAGGGCAGCGAGGGTGCGCTGGTCGCGATCGACGCCACCTCCGGTGCCGGCGGCCTGCCGGTCAAGGCCGAGGACTTCGACGTCTACTACTTCGCGCCGCAGAAGTCGTTCGCCGCCGACGGCGGGCTCTGGATCGCGCTGGCCTCCCCGGCCGCCGTCGAGCGGATCGGCGAGATCGGCGGCGGCGACCGCTGGATCCCCGAGTTCCTGTCGCTGACCACCGCGCTGGACAACTCCCGCAAGGACCAGACCTACAACACCCCGGCCGTGGCCACCCTGTTCCTGCTCGCCGAGCAGATCGAGTGGATGAACGGCCAGGGTGGCCTGGCCTGGACGACCTCGCGCACGAAGGACTCGTCCTCGCGGCTGTACGAGTGGGCCGAGAAGACGAGCTACACGACGCCGTTCGTCAAGGACCCGGAGCTGCGCTCGCAGGTCGTCGGCACGGTCGACTTCAGCGACGACGTCGACGCCGCCGCGGTCGCGAAGGTGCTGCGCGCCAACGGGATCGTCGACACCGAGCCGTACCGCAAGCTGGGCCGCAACCAGCTGCGCGTCGGCCTGTTCCCGGCGATCGACCCGGACGACGTCACCAAGCTGACGCAGGCGATCGAGTACGTGGTCGAGCGGCTCAGCTGA
- a CDS encoding response regulator transcription factor, with translation MIRVMLVDDHPVVREGLRGMLEAEPDLTVVGEAGSGDEAVALDRIAAPDVVLMDLRMPGLDGVGATKRILREQPGRRIVVLTTYETDADILHAVEAGASGYLLKDASRAELANAIRAAARGETVLAPSVAGKLVNRVRNPEPQPLSAREVEVLRLVAKGGTNADIGRALHISEATVKTHLLRVFGKLGVSDRTAAVTTAMAKNLLG, from the coding sequence TTGATCCGCGTCATGCTCGTCGACGACCACCCCGTCGTCCGCGAAGGCCTCCGCGGCATGCTCGAAGCGGAACCGGACCTGACGGTCGTCGGCGAAGCGGGTTCCGGGGACGAAGCCGTCGCGCTCGACCGGATCGCCGCACCCGACGTCGTGCTGATGGACCTGCGGATGCCCGGTCTCGACGGCGTCGGTGCCACCAAACGGATCCTGCGCGAGCAGCCCGGGCGCCGGATCGTCGTGCTGACGACGTACGAGACGGACGCGGACATCCTGCACGCGGTCGAGGCCGGCGCGTCGGGCTACCTGCTGAAGGACGCCTCGCGCGCGGAGCTGGCGAACGCGATCCGCGCGGCGGCCCGCGGGGAGACGGTCCTGGCGCCGTCGGTGGCGGGCAAGCTGGTCAACCGGGTCCGCAACCCGGAGCCGCAACCGCTGTCGGCCCGCGAGGTGGAGGTCCTCCGGCTGGTCGCCAAGGGCGGCACCAACGCCGATATCGGCCGCGCCCTGCACATCAGCGAGGCCACGGTGAAGACCCACCTGCTCCGGGTGTTCGGCAAGCTCGGCGTCTCCGACCGCACGGCCGCGGTGACCACGGCGATGGCGAAGAACCTGCTCGGCTGA
- a CDS encoding sensor histidine kinase, giving the protein MKDAWDRFNWLWEILFAVAYLATTTLVLLDHGDPARTAIAVGALTALALGYLLWGRRIVRDDDSPSGQRWAFAVTVLVLVGIALFAQETSGFILFMACPLLFSTLEFRPAAVLTTVAILLNPASTVVNQGWRGPTLHIMLPMTAILVVFGLLCGKFIGHVIDESRGRADLIAKLEASQAEVARLSREAGTAAERERLAREIHDTLAQGFTSIVTLAQAIESELDTDPAAARRHAELAARTARDNLTEARAMVAALAPADLAAGSLVDAVRRQADRLADETGLPVEYEVDGGLPALGTAGEVVLLRGAQEALNNVRRHAAASAVSVRLSAVDGLVRLSVRDDGAGFDPDRATGFGLRGMRSRAEQVGGRLSVRSGPSGTELTLEVPA; this is encoded by the coding sequence GTGAAGGACGCCTGGGACCGGTTCAACTGGCTCTGGGAGATCCTCTTCGCTGTCGCCTACCTGGCCACGACCACGCTGGTGCTCCTCGACCACGGCGACCCGGCGCGGACGGCGATCGCGGTCGGGGCGCTCACCGCGCTCGCGCTGGGCTACCTGCTGTGGGGCCGCCGGATCGTCCGGGACGACGACTCGCCGTCCGGGCAGCGGTGGGCGTTCGCCGTCACGGTGCTGGTGCTGGTCGGGATCGCCCTATTCGCCCAGGAGACGTCCGGCTTCATCCTCTTCATGGCCTGCCCGCTGCTGTTCTCGACGCTGGAGTTCCGGCCGGCGGCCGTCCTCACCACCGTCGCGATCCTGCTCAACCCCGCGTCGACCGTCGTCAACCAGGGGTGGCGGGGCCCGACCTTGCACATCATGCTGCCGATGACGGCGATCCTGGTCGTGTTCGGCCTGCTGTGCGGCAAGTTCATCGGGCACGTCATCGACGAGAGCCGGGGCCGCGCGGACCTGATCGCGAAGCTGGAAGCGAGCCAGGCCGAGGTCGCCCGGCTCTCCCGGGAGGCGGGCACCGCGGCCGAGCGCGAACGGCTCGCCCGCGAGATCCACGACACGCTCGCGCAGGGCTTCACCAGCATCGTCACCCTCGCCCAGGCCATCGAGTCCGAATTGGACACCGATCCGGCGGCCGCGCGGCGGCACGCGGAGCTGGCCGCCCGGACCGCGCGGGACAATCTGACCGAGGCCCGCGCGATGGTCGCCGCGCTGGCCCCGGCGGACCTCGCCGCGGGCTCGCTGGTGGACGCCGTCCGGCGGCAGGCCGACCGGCTGGCCGACGAGACGGGCCTGCCGGTCGAGTACGAAGTGGACGGTGGGCTGCCCGCGCTCGGCACGGCCGGCGAAGTGGTCCTGCTGCGCGGCGCCCAGGAAGCGCTGAACAACGTCCGGCGGCACGCGGCCGCGTCCGCGGTTTCCGTCCGGCTGTCCGCTGTGGACGGTTTGGTGCGGCTGTCGGTGCGCGACGACGGCGCCGGCTTCGACCCCGACCGCGCCACCGGGTTCGGGCTGCGCGGGATGCGGTCCCGTGCCGAGCAGGTCGGTGGCAGACTGAGTGTCCGGAGTGGCCCCAGCGGCACCGAACTCACCCTGGAGGTGCCGGCTTGA
- a CDS encoding serine hydrolase: MLASTELALLRRIAHEQAACRAPSLVAAVVRDGGIVWSGARGRVGGETPGTDTQYRLGSITKTLVATAVMRLRDEGLVDLNDPLEKHVPGTPFGAATVAQLLSHTSGLTSESPGRWWERTPGADWDALVGSLAEGATKHRPGARFHYSNVGYGVLGELVARHRGKGWLSVLEEEVLGPLGMTRTTPHPVGAHADGFAVHPFADVLLPEPSPDAGAMAPAGQLWSTARDLGRWTAFLGGDTGGVLAPETVEEMRTMVTVDDTDVWTTGFGLGLMLVRHRGRRFAGHTGSMPGFLAVTLVDPAAQTGALVLVNSTSGVGITQLCLDLITMTDELEPRLPAEWLPSPVDPALLALTGLWHWGPTPYHLRIQGDGLLLLAPVEGAGRSSRFRATGEDTYVGLDGYYAGETLVVGRNADGVATHLDLATFVFTRTPYDPAAPVPGGVEDWR; this comes from the coding sequence ATGCTTGCCTCGACCGAACTCGCCCTGCTCCGCCGGATCGCCCACGAGCAGGCTGCCTGCCGGGCTCCGTCGCTGGTCGCCGCCGTGGTGCGGGACGGCGGGATCGTCTGGTCCGGTGCCCGGGGCCGCGTCGGTGGCGAAACGCCCGGCACCGACACCCAGTACCGGCTGGGTTCGATCACCAAGACCCTGGTCGCCACCGCCGTCATGCGGCTGCGCGACGAAGGCCTCGTCGACCTGAACGACCCGCTCGAAAAGCACGTCCCCGGCACGCCGTTCGGCGCCGCCACCGTCGCCCAGCTGCTGTCCCACACCTCCGGCCTGACGTCCGAGTCGCCCGGCCGGTGGTGGGAGCGGACCCCGGGCGCCGACTGGGACGCGCTGGTCGGCAGCCTCGCCGAAGGCGCGACCAAGCACCGGCCGGGCGCGCGGTTCCACTACTCGAACGTCGGCTACGGCGTCCTCGGCGAGCTGGTCGCCCGCCACCGCGGCAAGGGCTGGCTGTCGGTGCTCGAGGAGGAGGTCCTCGGCCCGCTCGGGATGACCCGCACGACCCCGCACCCGGTCGGCGCGCACGCCGACGGCTTCGCCGTGCACCCGTTCGCCGACGTCCTGCTGCCCGAGCCGAGCCCCGACGCCGGCGCGATGGCCCCCGCCGGGCAGCTGTGGTCGACCGCGCGGGACCTCGGCCGCTGGACGGCGTTCCTCGGCGGCGACACCGGCGGCGTGCTCGCGCCGGAGACCGTCGAGGAGATGCGGACCATGGTCACCGTCGACGACACCGACGTCTGGACGACCGGGTTCGGGCTCGGCCTGATGCTCGTGCGCCACCGGGGCCGCCGGTTCGCCGGCCACACCGGCTCGATGCCCGGCTTCCTCGCCGTGACGCTGGTCGACCCGGCCGCGCAGACCGGCGCGCTGGTGCTGGTCAACTCGACGTCCGGGGTCGGCATCACCCAGCTCTGCCTCGACCTGATCACGATGACCGACGAGCTGGAGCCGCGGCTGCCCGCCGAGTGGCTGCCGTCGCCGGTCGACCCCGCGCTGCTCGCGCTGACCGGGCTCTGGCACTGGGGCCCGACGCCGTACCACCTGCGCATCCAGGGCGACGGGCTGCTGCTGCTCGCGCCGGTCGAAGGCGCCGGGCGCAGCTCGCGCTTCCGCGCCACGGGCGAGGACACCTACGTCGGCCTCGACGGCTACTACGCCGGCGAGACGCTCGTGGTGGGCCGGAACGCCGACGGCGTCGCCACCCACCTCGACCTGGCGACGTTCGTCTTCACCCGCACGCCATACGACCCGGCCGCGCCGGTGCCGGGCGGCGTCGAAGACTGGCGGTGA
- a CDS encoding urease subunit gamma, which yields MHLSPQERDKLLIHVAADVARKRLDRGVRLNYPEAVALITDHVLEGARDGRTVSELVASGRTVLSRAQVLDGVPEMVDSVQVEATFPDGTKLVTVHDPIV from the coding sequence ATGCACCTCAGCCCGCAGGAGCGCGACAAGCTGCTCATCCACGTGGCGGCCGACGTCGCGCGGAAGCGGCTGGACCGCGGTGTCCGGCTCAACTACCCCGAGGCGGTCGCGCTGATCACCGACCACGTCCTCGAAGGCGCCCGCGACGGCCGCACGGTCAGCGAGCTGGTGGCCAGCGGCCGGACCGTGCTCTCCCGGGCGCAGGTGCTCGACGGCGTGCCGGAGATGGTCGACTCGGTGCAGGTCGAGGCCACTTTCCCGGACGGCACGAAGCTCGTCACCGTGCATGACCCGATCGTGTGA
- a CDS encoding SDR family oxidoreductase yields MTASDGVRLSVTVNGRSDGPTVVLVHGYPDNSSMWGGVAAGLAAKHRVVTYDVRGAGQSDKPSGRASYRLDQLADDLRAVVEAVQPTGKVHLVAHDWGSIQTWHAVTGDGLRGRIASYTSISGPSLDHAGAWFRAQLRRPTPKRLKNALSQFLHSWYILAFQIPLIPDLLWRTGLLGKQIQRMEPDAAPPEKSDGLHGLQLYRANMFTRLSRPAPRPADVPVQVLAPTGDAYVTPPLQTEVARWVPDLRIRRIVGTHWVTRARPEVVAAAAAELIEYAETGTESRALRRARPDAGPFAHKLVVVTGAGSGIGRATALAFAAEGADVVITDVDAAAATETSKLLGDHGLGAYTVDSSDGGAVHRFAQDVRENHGVPDIVVNNAGIGMSGPFLDTSAADWERVIDVNLWGVIHGCRAFAPMLAERAEGGQIVNLASAAAYLPSKILSAYATTKSAVLTLSVCLRAELAAHHIGVTAVCPGIVKTNITNTTTFVGVSEEEQRRRQLSSSKLYARRGFGPEGVARDILRAVEKDIAIAPSTPEAKAALVLSRLTPGLLRTAAKLDLTP; encoded by the coding sequence GTGACCGCCAGCGACGGTGTCCGCCTCTCCGTGACCGTCAACGGCCGGAGTGACGGGCCCACGGTCGTGCTCGTGCACGGCTACCCGGACAACAGCTCGATGTGGGGCGGGGTGGCCGCCGGGCTGGCCGCGAAACACCGCGTCGTCACCTACGACGTCCGCGGGGCCGGACAGTCGGACAAGCCGTCAGGACGCGCGTCCTACCGGCTGGACCAGCTGGCCGACGACCTCCGCGCGGTCGTCGAGGCAGTGCAGCCCACCGGCAAGGTGCACCTGGTCGCCCACGACTGGGGTTCGATCCAGACCTGGCACGCCGTCACCGGGGACGGGCTGCGCGGGCGGATCGCCTCCTACACGTCGATCTCCGGCCCGAGCCTCGACCACGCCGGTGCGTGGTTCCGCGCCCAGTTGCGGCGTCCGACGCCGAAGCGGCTCAAGAACGCGCTGAGCCAGTTCCTGCACTCGTGGTACATCCTGGCGTTCCAGATTCCGCTCATCCCGGACCTGCTCTGGCGCACCGGCCTGCTGGGCAAGCAGATCCAGCGGATGGAGCCGGACGCGGCACCGCCGGAGAAGTCCGACGGCCTGCACGGTCTCCAGCTCTACCGGGCCAACATGTTCACCCGGCTTTCGCGGCCCGCGCCCCGGCCCGCCGACGTCCCGGTGCAGGTGCTGGCCCCGACCGGCGACGCCTACGTCACCCCGCCGCTGCAGACCGAGGTCGCCCGCTGGGTGCCCGACCTGCGGATCCGGCGAATCGTCGGGACGCACTGGGTGACCAGGGCGCGGCCGGAGGTGGTCGCCGCCGCGGCCGCCGAGCTGATCGAATACGCCGAGACCGGCACCGAAAGCCGGGCGCTGCGCCGGGCCCGCCCCGACGCCGGGCCGTTCGCGCACAAGCTCGTCGTGGTCACCGGAGCGGGCAGCGGCATCGGCCGGGCGACCGCGCTCGCCTTCGCCGCCGAGGGTGCCGACGTCGTCATCACCGACGTCGACGCCGCCGCGGCCACCGAGACCTCGAAGCTCCTGGGCGACCACGGCCTCGGTGCGTACACAGTGGACTCTTCGGACGGCGGCGCCGTGCACCGCTTCGCCCAGGACGTGCGGGAGAACCACGGCGTCCCGGACATCGTGGTCAACAACGCGGGCATCGGGATGTCCGGCCCGTTCCTCGACACCTCGGCCGCGGACTGGGAACGCGTCATCGACGTCAACCTCTGGGGCGTGATCCACGGCTGCCGCGCGTTCGCGCCGATGCTCGCCGAGCGCGCCGAAGGCGGCCAGATCGTCAACCTCGCCTCGGCGGCCGCGTACCTGCCGTCGAAGATCCTTTCCGCCTACGCCACGACGAAGTCCGCCGTGCTGACGCTGAGCGTCTGCCTGCGGGCCGAGCTGGCCGCGCACCACATCGGCGTCACCGCGGTCTGCCCGGGGATCGTCAAGACCAACATCACGAACACGACGACGTTCGTCGGGGTGTCCGAAGAGGAACAGCGAAGGCGGCAGCTGTCGAGTTCGAAGCTCTACGCGCGACGCGGGTTCGGCCCCGAGGGGGTCGCGCGCGACATCCTGCGCGCCGTGGAAAAGGACATCGCGATCGCGCCGTCCACCCCGGAGGCGAAGGCCGCGCTGGTCCTTTCGCGACTGACGCCCGGCCTGCTGCGCACGGCCGCGAAGCTGGACCTGACGCCGTGA
- a CDS encoding urease subunit beta: protein MRPGEIIPGDEPVELNPGRARVRLLVRNLGDRPVQVGSHYHFAAVNPGLEFDRDAARGHRLDVPAGTSVRFEPGVEREVDLVPLAGARRVPGLRSEFAGEF, encoded by the coding sequence ATGCGCCCTGGCGAGATCATCCCCGGCGACGAGCCGGTCGAGCTGAACCCCGGCCGCGCGCGCGTCCGGCTCCTGGTGCGGAACCTCGGCGACCGGCCGGTGCAGGTCGGCTCGCACTACCACTTCGCGGCCGTGAACCCCGGCCTCGAGTTCGACCGGGACGCTGCCCGCGGCCACCGGCTCGACGTCCCGGCGGGCACGTCGGTGCGGTTCGAGCCGGGCGTCGAACGCGAGGTCGACCTGGTGCCGCTGGCCGGCGCCCGCCGGGTGCCCGGACTCCGATCCGAGTTCGCAGGGGAGTTTTGA